A region of Natribaculum luteum DNA encodes the following proteins:
- a CDS encoding glycosyltransferase family 4 protein, translating into MRTSHYFEFEDVVTGGVRESVKHQRKMLEERGIEYTVEPDLDADVLHLNLMGPRSIYYAKRAKRRDVPVVIHTHVTAEDFGDSFRFTNLLAKPLRPYLETAYSLGDALVCPSEYNRELIETYSDAKTTVISNGVDREKLEGFETLTEEYRKRYDLTPPVVFLVGHVIKRKGLREFVETARRMPELDFVWFGPLDLSLKGRETTKLIEESPDNCTFTGFVDDIRGAYAAGDIFFFPTHEENEGIALLEAMSTGTPVVVRDIDTFAWLEDGHDCLKSDGTFDEQLARLTDETVRERLGENALQTSEQFSLSNTADQLHSLYTGLT; encoded by the coding sequence ATGAGGACCAGTCACTATTTTGAGTTCGAAGACGTGGTGACAGGGGGGGTCCGGGAGTCGGTGAAACACCAGCGAAAGATGTTAGAAGAGCGGGGGATCGAGTACACCGTCGAGCCCGATCTCGACGCCGACGTTCTGCATCTGAATCTCATGGGTCCTCGGTCGATCTACTACGCAAAGCGCGCGAAGCGTCGCGACGTTCCGGTCGTGATCCACACTCACGTGACCGCCGAGGACTTCGGCGACAGCTTTCGATTTACGAACCTGCTCGCCAAACCCCTGCGGCCGTATCTCGAGACGGCCTACAGTCTCGGCGACGCGCTGGTCTGTCCCTCGGAGTACAACCGAGAACTCATCGAGACGTACTCCGATGCGAAGACGACCGTCATCTCGAACGGCGTCGACCGGGAGAAACTCGAGGGCTTCGAGACGCTCACAGAGGAGTACCGAAAGCGGTACGACCTGACGCCGCCGGTCGTCTTCCTCGTCGGGCACGTGATCAAGCGAAAGGGGCTTCGCGAGTTCGTCGAGACGGCCCGCCGGATGCCCGAACTGGACTTCGTCTGGTTCGGTCCACTCGACCTCTCGCTGAAGGGACGAGAGACGACGAAACTCATCGAGGAGTCGCCGGACAACTGCACGTTCACGGGCTTTGTCGACGATATCCGTGGCGCGTACGCCGCCGGAGACATCTTCTTCTTCCCAACACACGAGGAGAACGAAGGAATCGCACTGCTCGAGGCGATGAGCACCGGGACGCCGGTCGTCGTCAGGGACATCGACACGTTCGCGTGGCTCGAGGACGGACACGACTGCCTGAAGTCAGACGGGACGTTCGACGAACAGCTCGCGCGGCTCACAGACGAGACGGTACGAGAGCGACTCGGCGAGAACGCGTTACAGACCAGCGAACAGTTCTCGCTCTCGAATACGGCAGATCAGTTGCACTCGCTGTACACGGGGTTGACCTGA